A DNA window from Hymenobacter aquaticus contains the following coding sequences:
- a CDS encoding non-ribosomal peptide synthetase — protein MKQFLKTLRNAGVLIKVVEGELKLTAPKGALTPELLQELKARKAELMAYLAEQDSQAGFNAIAPVGAQASYALSPSQYRLWVLSQLEDALVAYNMPAAKRLTGPLDVASFEKALHAVVARHEILRTVFRKDEQLDDVRQFVLAPEASGFALTYTDLSNDANAEATARAYVEAEAIRPFDLSAGPLFRAALLRLGPDELVFFFNMHHIISDGWSMKVLTNELLRFYQQFRQGPAPAAEPLRIQYKDFAAWQRTELAGQGLQNHRAYWLEQMQGELPVLELQHEKARPAVKTYNGEMVQFRLSPQVQAGLKKLNETYGGTAFMGIMAALNTLFYRYTGQEDIVLGSPIAGREHADLENQIGFYINTLALRTQFSGAGSFAQLYEQVKTNLLGAYKHQLYPFDQLVDDLGVKRDISRSPLFDVMVVMQNTDLNFDAKEEAGQTVSDLRIATWKLGGRLVSKYDMTLAFTEGAQGIDVSIQYNTDLFSPAYIQRFFDHFAQLLAHIVRAPELPLHAFEYLSQEEIHRQTIRYNANHLPTPEQATLHQLFAQRAATLLPERAVVYEDRALTYQQLDELSNQLAGYLIDQYQLKPNDRVGIKLERNEWYVVAVLATLKAGGAFVPIDLAYPEERISYMQRNSELTVLLNDTELADFREQQNNYSTLAPAPVATSQDLAYVIYTSGSTGEPKGVMIEHRAIVNTVLSEIDSLEMQPGIRGMQFMSSSFDVSVWEMFTILLAGGELHIASDALKKDAAAYTQYLNDHRIDIAAMPPVYLQLLDIDQLHHLRQLVTGGEETNRKLIQAFNQQGDYINAYGPTEASVVATTHIIKKGTYDGAAKIPIGKPLSNMQLYVLDQRGNLLPEGLVGQLYIGGPGLSRGYLNRPDLTAERFIASPFEPGALLYDTGDLARWTPEGTLVFAGRKDDQVKIRGHRVELREIENALLASPDVREAVVLARDMADHTKELVAYFVSEQAAPGPQLKAHLAQRLPAYMVPAYFVQLERLPLTSNGKINKLTLPAPTAEHAAGKTEYVAPANEIEETLVHIWKELLGKDQISTSANFFDLGGNSIKIIKLNQLINAAFAKNYKIATLFNVVTIKDQAAFISQDTMPDTDAGLAEQIEESVQSLDESLALFNS, from the coding sequence ATGAAACAATTTCTGAAGACGTTACGAAACGCCGGTGTTCTTATAAAAGTAGTAGAGGGCGAACTGAAGCTGACCGCCCCCAAAGGCGCGCTTACTCCGGAGCTTTTGCAGGAGCTGAAGGCGCGCAAGGCTGAGCTGATGGCGTACTTAGCGGAGCAGGACAGCCAGGCCGGCTTCAACGCCATTGCCCCGGTGGGCGCCCAGGCCAGCTACGCGTTGTCGCCCTCCCAATACCGCCTCTGGGTGCTGAGCCAGCTGGAAGATGCGCTGGTGGCCTACAACATGCCCGCCGCCAAGCGTCTGACCGGCCCGCTGGACGTGGCCAGCTTCGAAAAAGCCCTGCACGCGGTAGTGGCCCGCCACGAGATTCTGCGCACCGTGTTCCGCAAGGACGAGCAGCTCGACGACGTGCGCCAGTTTGTGCTGGCCCCCGAAGCCAGCGGCTTTGCCCTGACCTACACCGACCTGAGCAACGACGCCAACGCCGAAGCCACGGCCCGGGCCTACGTCGAAGCCGAAGCCATCCGGCCCTTCGACCTGAGCGCGGGGCCGCTGTTCCGGGCCGCGCTGCTGCGCCTGGGCCCCGATGAGCTGGTGTTCTTCTTCAACATGCACCACATCATCAGCGACGGGTGGTCGATGAAGGTGCTGACCAATGAGCTGCTGCGCTTCTACCAGCAGTTCCGGCAGGGTCCGGCGCCGGCCGCCGAGCCCCTGCGCATTCAGTACAAGGACTTTGCCGCCTGGCAACGTACCGAGCTGGCCGGGCAGGGCCTGCAAAATCACCGCGCCTACTGGCTCGAGCAAATGCAGGGCGAACTGCCGGTGCTGGAATTGCAGCACGAAAAGGCCCGTCCCGCCGTGAAAACCTACAACGGCGAGATGGTGCAGTTCCGGCTGAGCCCCCAGGTGCAGGCCGGCCTGAAAAAGCTGAACGAAACCTACGGCGGCACGGCCTTCATGGGCATCATGGCCGCCCTGAACACGCTGTTTTACCGCTACACCGGCCAGGAAGACATCGTGCTGGGCAGCCCCATTGCCGGCCGTGAGCATGCCGACCTGGAAAACCAGATTGGCTTTTACATCAACACCCTGGCCCTGCGCACCCAGTTCAGCGGGGCCGGCAGCTTCGCCCAGCTCTACGAGCAGGTGAAAACCAACCTGCTGGGCGCCTACAAGCACCAGCTCTACCCCTTCGACCAGCTGGTAGACGACCTGGGCGTGAAGCGCGACATCAGCCGCTCGCCCTTGTTCGACGTGATGGTGGTGATGCAGAACACAGACCTGAACTTCGACGCCAAAGAGGAAGCCGGCCAGACGGTTTCCGACCTGCGGATTGCCACCTGGAAGCTGGGCGGCCGCCTGGTGAGCAAGTACGACATGACCCTGGCCTTCACCGAGGGCGCCCAAGGCATCGACGTATCCATTCAGTACAACACCGACCTGTTTTCGCCGGCCTACATCCAGCGCTTCTTCGACCATTTTGCCCAGCTGCTGGCCCACATCGTGCGGGCCCCCGAGCTGCCCTTGCATGCCTTCGAATACCTGAGCCAGGAAGAAATTCACCGCCAAACCATTCGCTACAATGCCAACCATCTACCTACTCCTGAACAAGCAACGCTGCACCAGCTATTTGCGCAGCGAGCTGCTACTCTGCTGCCTGAGCGTGCGGTAGTCTACGAAGACCGCGCCCTGACCTACCAGCAGCTCGACGAGCTGTCGAACCAGCTGGCCGGCTACCTCATCGACCAGTACCAGCTCAAGCCCAACGACCGGGTGGGCATCAAGCTGGAGCGCAATGAGTGGTACGTGGTGGCCGTGCTGGCCACGCTGAAAGCCGGCGGCGCCTTCGTGCCGATTGACCTGGCCTACCCCGAGGAGCGCATCAGCTACATGCAGCGCAACAGCGAGCTGACCGTGCTGCTGAACGACACCGAGCTGGCCGATTTCCGGGAACAGCAAAACAACTACTCGACCCTGGCCCCGGCGCCCGTGGCTACCAGCCAGGATCTGGCCTACGTCATCTACACCTCCGGCTCGACCGGGGAGCCCAAGGGCGTGATGATTGAGCACCGCGCCATCGTCAATACCGTGCTCAGCGAAATTGACTCGCTGGAAATGCAGCCCGGCATCCGGGGCATGCAATTCATGTCGTCGTCGTTCGACGTGTCGGTGTGGGAGATGTTCACCATTCTGCTGGCCGGCGGCGAGCTGCACATTGCCAGCGACGCGCTGAAGAAAGATGCCGCCGCCTACACCCAGTACCTCAACGACCACCGCATCGACATTGCGGCCATGCCGCCGGTGTACCTGCAACTGCTCGACATCGACCAGCTGCACCACCTCCGGCAGCTCGTGACGGGCGGCGAGGAAACCAACCGCAAGCTGATTCAGGCCTTCAACCAGCAGGGCGACTACATCAACGCCTACGGGCCCACGGAAGCCTCGGTGGTGGCTACCACGCACATCATCAAGAAAGGCACCTACGACGGCGCGGCCAAGATTCCGATTGGCAAGCCCCTGAGCAACATGCAGCTCTACGTGCTCGACCAGCGCGGCAACCTGCTGCCCGAGGGCCTGGTGGGCCAGCTCTACATCGGCGGGCCGGGCCTCTCGCGCGGCTACCTGAACCGCCCCGACCTGACGGCCGAGCGGTTCATTGCCAGCCCCTTCGAGCCCGGCGCCCTCCTCTACGACACCGGCGACCTGGCCCGCTGGACGCCCGAAGGCACGCTGGTATTTGCCGGCCGCAAAGACGACCAGGTGAAAATCAGGGGGCACCGCGTGGAGCTGCGCGAAATCGAAAACGCCCTGCTCGCCAGCCCCGACGTGCGCGAAGCCGTGGTGTTGGCCCGCGACATGGCCGACCATACCAAGGAGCTGGTGGCCTACTTCGTCAGTGAGCAGGCCGCGCCCGGGCCGCAGCTGAAAGCCCACCTGGCCCAGCGCCTGCCCGCCTACATGGTGCCCGCCTACTTCGTGCAGCTGGAGCGGCTGCCGCTGACCAGCAACGGCAAAATCAACAAGCTGACCCTGCCCGCGCCCACGGCCGAGCACGCCGCCGGCAAAACCGAGTACGTGGCCCCGGCCAACGAAATCGAGGAAACGCTGGTGCACATCTGGAAGGAGCTGCTGGGCAAAGACCAGATCAGCACCTCGGCCAACTTCTTCGACCTGGGCGGCAACTCCATCAAGATTATCAAGCTCAACCAGCTCATCAACGCGGCTTTTGCCAAGAATTACAAGATTGCCACGCTTTTCAACGTGGTGACCATTAAAGACCAGGCCGCCTTTATCAGCCAGGATACCATGCCCGATACCGATGCCGGCCTGGCCGAGCAAATCGAGGAATCGGTACAATCATTAGACGAGTCGCTTGCCTTATTCAATAGCTAA
- a CDS encoding type I polyketide synthase, whose amino-acid sequence METKSNYTGLEVAVIGMACRMPDANTPEKFWQNLQGGKESVRFYSDEELAQLGMSPEKISNPNYVKAAVNVDDKDCFDANFFDYRPGEAMIMDPQTRVFHECLWEAFEDAGYVPNDLADTVSLHVSGADSTNWRVYTRFLNEREKLVDGFSASLLNNVNFLPTLVSYKFNLKGPALFLFSACSSSLIAVHQACRSLLTGESKMAVAGGVKIKTSAAPGYVYQSGMIYSPDGHCKAFDANANGTIGGEGAGVVLLKKLKDALADGDNIYAIIKGSAINNDGNRKVGYTAPSVQGQVECIKTAHKLAKVDPGTLTYIEAHGTGTKLGDPIEIEALTRAFDNPKKQYCAIGSLKTNFGHLDSAAGIAGFMKTVLAIKNRQIPASLNFKQHNPEIDFENSPFFVNQQLRPWNEPVVRAGVSSFGIGGTNAHVVLEEAPVAPAPTVALAKHHLFTFSAKTAWSLDKYLDAFRAHLQDKPSEAVADVAYTLQSRRKAFKYRATVNAQSLLELRDKLTAKTGICKGNVQTIDPKLVFAFPGTGVQYRNMGLDLYNQYPSFRARVDEGLNYLLELTGEDYRSALFAPDDAPEAALNRINATTVAMPLIFVLEHALASLLLEWGLKPSYLIGHSLGEYAAACVSGVFGYKDGLRLVLKRAQLIASMPTGAMLSIYAKEEQVLPFVNNEDICLAAVNSPDQCVVAGPVEAIEQLRLVLHSMNINSVRLNTEVGFHSSLMDPILADFKKVVDAVALQAPQIPFVSNLHGGFATAEEVTQSSYWVNHLRQTVRFAQGAETLLAQADVLFVEVGPRRVLTDFILSQAEAREQAITAVSTLRKPNLPVNDEQFLKDALAVLWVNGVTVAWQNEHPQQKARIVSLPTYQFEKKRFTVRINSDELYNRPSANTADKRGRFQYPFWRAKYLAEAAAAGPATYLLFSQGDNLFQHLESNLLAAGNEVLDVRPGEQYTVTNRNTITINPTVNEHEERIYQRILSSKADTLKIVYNWSFIDGQADATFVLNLVNNLVNSPLNLRKVQITVVSQERGAAASAFTASAADVVQAIAAEFPQVFIRSIAVDANNEAAEVATAQKIAQELAATATDAQVAYRQGKRWVLSQDELTLGAVPRNLLKPQGTYVLAGALNSISIVLAEYLVREFDARVILPRFEPANKAGMAPHVVASLEKLLLEGRLYFHELNASNPADLAAQAQRVQEQYGPINGVIYVDELFNEPGLHQAAAGRNLRAQLSAKGNSLLAHMALFNDEALDFGWVASCGSALMDSLEPQLDACAAGKWVAVNFSRQSLEKIMEAENLALLKQGLVMVFENTVGLTQVSEVTYTSPTAAAAPTFSADEPEDLYQSEEPRVESYSSTFDRSLLNTPLTPAESDTEKEMLAIWEDFFGFTNIGIDDFFFALGGDSLKTMIMLNKMHQAFSVEITLEEFFRDATIKELSRRIDNLHWAKKQVVEVQKGGTSFII is encoded by the coding sequence ATGGAAACCAAGAGCAATTACACCGGTCTGGAAGTCGCCGTTATCGGCATGGCGTGCCGCATGCCCGACGCCAACACCCCCGAAAAATTCTGGCAAAACCTGCAGGGCGGCAAAGAGTCGGTGCGCTTCTACTCCGATGAGGAGCTGGCGCAGCTGGGCATGAGCCCCGAGAAAATCAGCAACCCGAACTACGTGAAGGCCGCGGTGAACGTGGACGACAAGGACTGCTTCGACGCTAACTTTTTCGACTACCGCCCCGGCGAGGCCATGATTATGGACCCCCAGACGCGCGTGTTTCACGAGTGCCTGTGGGAAGCCTTCGAAGACGCCGGCTACGTGCCCAACGACCTGGCCGACACCGTGTCGTTGCACGTATCGGGGGCCGACAGCACCAACTGGCGAGTGTATACGCGCTTCCTGAATGAGCGCGAAAAGCTCGTCGACGGCTTCAGCGCCAGCCTGCTCAACAACGTGAACTTCCTGCCCACGCTGGTTTCCTACAAGTTTAACCTGAAGGGGCCGGCGCTGTTTCTGTTCAGCGCCTGCTCCAGTTCCCTGATTGCGGTGCACCAGGCCTGCCGTAGCCTGCTCACCGGCGAAAGCAAAATGGCCGTGGCCGGCGGCGTCAAAATCAAGACCAGCGCCGCGCCCGGCTACGTGTACCAGAGCGGCATGATCTACTCGCCCGATGGCCACTGCAAAGCCTTCGATGCCAATGCCAACGGCACCATCGGGGGCGAAGGCGCGGGCGTGGTGCTGCTCAAGAAGCTGAAGGATGCCCTGGCCGACGGCGACAACATCTACGCCATCATCAAGGGCAGCGCCATCAACAACGACGGCAACCGCAAGGTGGGCTACACGGCTCCCTCGGTGCAGGGCCAGGTCGAGTGCATCAAAACGGCCCACAAGCTGGCCAAGGTCGACCCCGGCACCCTCACCTACATCGAGGCCCACGGCACCGGCACCAAGCTCGGCGACCCCATCGAAATTGAGGCCCTGACCCGGGCCTTCGACAACCCCAAAAAGCAGTACTGCGCCATTGGCTCGCTGAAAACCAACTTCGGCCACCTCGACTCGGCCGCCGGCATTGCGGGCTTCATGAAAACGGTGCTGGCCATCAAGAACCGCCAGATTCCGGCTTCGCTCAACTTCAAGCAGCACAACCCGGAAATCGACTTCGAGAACTCGCCCTTCTTCGTGAACCAGCAGCTGCGGCCCTGGAACGAACCCGTGGTGCGGGCCGGCGTCAGCTCGTTCGGCATCGGGGGCACCAACGCCCACGTGGTGCTGGAGGAAGCGCCCGTGGCCCCGGCCCCGACGGTGGCCCTGGCCAAGCACCACCTGTTCACGTTCAGCGCCAAAACGGCCTGGTCGCTCGACAAGTACCTCGACGCGTTCCGGGCCCACTTGCAGGACAAGCCCTCCGAGGCCGTGGCCGACGTGGCCTACACCCTGCAGAGCCGCCGCAAAGCCTTTAAGTACCGCGCCACCGTGAATGCCCAGAGCCTGCTGGAGCTGCGCGACAAGCTGACGGCCAAAACCGGCATCTGCAAAGGCAACGTGCAGACGATTGACCCCAAGCTGGTATTCGCTTTCCCCGGCACCGGCGTGCAGTACCGCAACATGGGCCTGGACCTTTACAACCAGTACCCCAGCTTCCGGGCCCGCGTGGATGAGGGCCTGAACTACCTGCTGGAGCTGACCGGCGAAGATTACCGCAGCGCCCTGTTTGCCCCCGACGATGCGCCCGAAGCCGCGCTGAACCGCATCAACGCCACGACGGTGGCCATGCCGCTGATTTTCGTGCTGGAGCACGCCTTGGCGTCTTTGCTGCTGGAATGGGGCCTGAAGCCCAGCTACCTCATCGGCCACAGCCTGGGCGAATACGCCGCCGCCTGCGTGTCGGGCGTGTTCGGCTACAAGGATGGCCTGCGGCTGGTGCTGAAGCGGGCCCAGCTGATTGCCAGCATGCCGACCGGCGCGATGCTGAGCATTTATGCCAAGGAAGAGCAGGTGCTGCCGTTCGTCAACAACGAAGACATCTGCCTGGCCGCCGTCAACTCCCCGGATCAGTGCGTGGTGGCGGGCCCGGTCGAGGCTATTGAGCAACTGCGCCTGGTGCTGCACAGCATGAACATCAACTCCGTGCGGCTGAATACGGAAGTGGGTTTCCACTCCAGCCTGATGGACCCCATCTTGGCCGACTTCAAAAAAGTAGTGGATGCCGTAGCGCTGCAGGCACCCCAGATTCCGTTCGTGTCGAACCTGCACGGCGGCTTTGCCACGGCGGAGGAGGTAACGCAGTCGAGCTACTGGGTAAACCACCTGCGGCAGACCGTGCGGTTTGCGCAGGGCGCCGAAACCCTGCTGGCCCAGGCCGACGTGCTGTTTGTGGAGGTCGGGCCCCGCCGCGTGCTCACCGACTTCATCCTGAGCCAGGCCGAAGCCCGCGAGCAAGCCATTACGGCCGTCTCGACCCTGCGCAAGCCCAACCTGCCGGTAAACGACGAGCAGTTCCTGAAGGACGCCCTGGCCGTGCTGTGGGTGAATGGCGTGACGGTAGCCTGGCAAAACGAGCATCCGCAGCAGAAAGCCCGCATCGTGTCGTTGCCCACTTACCAGTTCGAGAAAAAGCGCTTTACCGTCCGCATCAACTCCGACGAGCTCTACAACCGCCCCAGCGCCAATACCGCCGACAAGCGCGGCCGGTTCCAGTATCCCTTCTGGCGCGCCAAGTACCTGGCCGAAGCCGCGGCTGCCGGCCCCGCAACCTACCTGCTGTTCTCGCAGGGCGACAACCTGTTTCAGCACCTGGAAAGCAACCTGCTGGCCGCCGGCAACGAGGTGCTCGACGTTCGCCCCGGCGAGCAGTACACCGTCACGAACCGCAACACGATAACCATTAACCCTACCGTTAATGAGCACGAGGAGCGCATCTACCAGCGCATTCTGAGCAGCAAGGCCGACACGCTCAAAATCGTCTACAACTGGAGCTTCATCGACGGGCAGGCCGACGCGACGTTCGTGCTGAACCTGGTGAACAACCTGGTCAATAGCCCGCTGAATCTGCGCAAGGTGCAGATTACGGTGGTAAGCCAGGAGCGCGGCGCGGCAGCTTCCGCCTTCACGGCTAGCGCCGCCGACGTGGTGCAGGCCATTGCCGCCGAGTTTCCGCAGGTCTTTATCCGCTCCATCGCCGTGGACGCGAACAACGAAGCGGCCGAAGTAGCCACGGCCCAGAAGATTGCCCAGGAGCTAGCGGCCACGGCCACCGACGCGCAGGTGGCTTACCGCCAGGGCAAGCGCTGGGTGCTGAGCCAGGACGAGCTGACGCTGGGTGCCGTACCCCGCAACCTGCTCAAGCCCCAGGGCACCTACGTGCTGGCCGGCGCCCTGAACTCCATCAGCATCGTGCTGGCCGAGTACCTGGTGCGCGAGTTCGACGCCCGCGTGATTCTGCCGCGCTTCGAGCCGGCCAACAAAGCCGGCATGGCCCCCCACGTGGTAGCCAGCCTGGAAAAGCTGCTGCTCGAAGGCCGCCTGTACTTCCACGAGCTGAACGCCAGCAACCCGGCCGACCTGGCCGCCCAGGCCCAGCGCGTGCAGGAGCAGTATGGTCCCATCAACGGGGTTATCTACGTCGATGAGCTCTTCAATGAGCCGGGCCTGCACCAGGCGGCGGCCGGCCGCAACCTGCGCGCCCAGCTCTCGGCCAAAGGCAACTCGCTGCTGGCCCACATGGCCCTGTTCAACGACGAAGCCCTCGATTTTGGCTGGGTAGCTTCCTGCGGCTCGGCCCTGATGGACAGCCTGGAGCCCCAACTCGACGCCTGCGCCGCCGGCAAGTGGGTGGCCGTGAACTTCAGCCGCCAGTCGCTGGAAAAAATCATGGAGGCCGAAAACCTGGCGCTGCTCAAGCAAGGGCTGGTGATGGTGTTTGAAAACACGGTGGGCCTTACCCAGGTCAGCGAAGTAACCTACACCTCGCCCACCGCCGCGGCCGCGCCTACGTTCTCGGCCGACGAGCCCGAAGACCTCTACCAGAGCGAGGAGCCCCGCGTCGAGAGCTATTCCAGCACCTTCGACCGGTCGTTGCTGAACACGCCGCTGACGCCGGCCGAGTCGGACACGGAAAAGGAGATGCTGGCCATCTGGGAAGACTTTTTCGGCTTTACCAACATCGGCATCGACGACTTCTTCTTCGCCTTGGGCGGCGACTCGCTCAAGACGATGATTATGCTCAACAAGATGCATCAGGCCTTCTCGGTCGAAATTACGCTCGAGGA